A region of the Kribbella sp. NBC_01245 genome:
CCCAAAGGAACCAGCCGTACCGGGCTCCGCAATCTGGTGAGGTACCACTCCCTTCGGGCAGCAGGGGAAATGGCACCGGGAAAGGTTCACCCGGTGATCACGTAACGGTAACGACGCGACCGACACATCGTGCGGGACGATTCGGCGGAAAACAAGAGATGCGTGATCTTGGTCGCACCAAATTCAGGCAAAAGCACGCAAAGTGATCAACGCCGAGCGCAACGCTGAAGTGGATTTCACGCTAAGCGACCGAATTCTCACCGCCCGCGGCGCATTCGATCGCCCCTGGTGATGAGCCTGCCGTTCAGAGGGTGACGGGCCGGCGGCAGGCCGTAACCCCCACTCGTTGATTACAGAGGGGTGACAAACATCTCTCGACAACTCACACTGACAGTGACTGATTTGAGACGGCTCCGGTACTCTACGGAACCGAGGAGTCTCCGAATCGGGCGATGCATGACGCCAGGGGGGCGGAGGCGGTGATCCGGGTAGCTATCGGGCATCGCGGCAATTTAGTGCGTGGAGCACTGGCCGCGGTTTTGTCCAGAGAGACCGATTTGACCGTGGTCGCGGAGTTGGAGAGTGCGGATGACGTGCTCATCTCCGCCAGCGGTCCGCATGTCATCGTGCTCGATCCACTCCTGCCGGGCGATATCGGCATAGAGGAGTTATGCCGGCGCCTGGCCGGTCCTGGGGTGCTGATCCTGATCGAGCGGGACGAGGCGACCAGCTCGCTGGCGCTGGCACTGCTGCGTCAATCGCCGCGGGTCGGTTTGCTCGCGACGGACGCGTCTCCGGACGATCTCGTGGACGCCGTACGGCAGGTGGCGACCGGGAAACCCGTGCTGGATATCGAGCTGGCCATGGCTGCGCTCAAGGCGGGTGACAATCCCTTGACCGGACGTGAGGCCGAGGTGCTGCGAATGGTCCGGACGGGTGCGACCGTGCCGGAGATCGCGCGCACTCTGTGCCTCAGTGCCGGCACCGTCCGGAACTACATGTCCCGGATTCTCTCGAAGACCGGCGCGCGTAGCCGGATCGACGCGATCCGCAAGGCTCAGGACGCCGGCTGGATCTGATCGCCCTGCTGCCAGTGGCCGACCAGCTCGCGGTAGAGCGGCGACTCGGCCAGCAGGCTCGTGTGGGTCCCTACAGTCGGGTGCCGCCCGTCGAGCACGAGGACCCGGCGGGCGCGGAGGGCCGAGCTGACCCGGTGGGCGATGACGATCAGGCCGCCCGACCGTGCGGCGAAGGATTCCTCGGCCCGGCGTTCGGCCTCGGGATCGAGATGGCAGGTGGCCTCGTCCAGGATGACCAGCGGCGCCGGCGACAGGTAGGCCCGGGTGAGGGCGATGAGTTGGCGCTCGGCAGGGGACAGCTGCCCGGGACGGACACACGCGTCGAGACCGCCCAGGCGTCGTACCAGGGCGGTGGCGCCGACGGCCTCGATCGCGGCGTCTACGTCGGCCGGTGTGGCGGTGGGGCGTAGGTAGACCAGGTTGTCCCGGACGGTGGCCGAGAAGACGTAGGCCTCCTGTGGGATCAGCACGCGGGTCTCGGGCGCAGCCTGTACGGCGGGTACGCCGCCGACGTGGATCCGCCCGCTGGTCGGCGGCATCAGCCCGCAGATCAGCGCCGCGAGGGTCGACTTGCCGATGCCGCTCGGACCCACGACCGCAAGATGCTCGTTCTCGGCGATGTCCAGGTCGAGGCGTTCCAGC
Encoded here:
- a CDS encoding response regulator transcription factor; translated protein: MSRETDLTVVAELESADDVLISASGPHVIVLDPLLPGDIGIEELCRRLAGPGVLILIERDEATSSLALALLRQSPRVGLLATDASPDDLVDAVRQVATGKPVLDIELAMAALKAGDNPLTGREAEVLRMVRTGATVPEIARTLCLSAGTVRNYMSRILSKTGARSRIDAIRKAQDAGWI